The following are encoded together in the Halopiger aswanensis genome:
- a CDS encoding universal stress protein: MYRNVLIPTDGSDGTRRSIEHGLAIADRFGATVHALSVVPEGPLGTFEANEATPAAHRAVERVELEADAAGVDVVTAVEQGVPHEEILDYVDEHDIDAIVMGTQGRTGLDRVLMGSVTERIVRMADVPVVTVRLNQELRIEDADEAERIARDALEGDGYDSDARLTEEPHRTSASWIVPFETDGERVHVHVDAVTRETRVASPNRNRSR; the protein is encoded by the coding sequence ATGTACCGGAACGTCCTCATTCCGACGGACGGGAGCGACGGCACGCGACGGTCTATCGAACACGGACTGGCGATCGCGGACCGCTTCGGCGCGACCGTCCACGCCCTCTCGGTCGTCCCGGAGGGGCCGCTCGGCACGTTCGAGGCCAACGAGGCAACGCCCGCCGCACACCGAGCCGTCGAGCGCGTCGAACTCGAGGCCGACGCGGCGGGCGTCGACGTCGTGACGGCGGTCGAACAGGGCGTCCCCCACGAGGAGATCCTCGACTACGTCGACGAGCACGACATCGACGCGATCGTCATGGGCACGCAGGGACGGACCGGCCTCGACCGCGTGCTGATGGGCAGCGTCACCGAGCGGATCGTCCGGATGGCCGACGTGCCGGTCGTGACCGTCCGGCTGAATCAGGAGCTGCGGATCGAGGACGCGGACGAAGCCGAGCGGATCGCGCGCGACGCGCTCGAGGGCGACGGCTACGATAGCGATGCGCGGCTCACGGAGGAGCCCCATCGGACCAGCGCGTCCTGGATCGTCCCGTTCGAAACTGACGGTGAGCGCGTTCACGTCCACGTCGATGCTGTGACCCGCGAGACGCGCGTTGCGAGCCCGAATCGGAACCGAAGCCGGTAA
- a CDS encoding 50S ribosomal protein L44e encodes MQMPRRFNTYCPHCNEHHEHEVEKARSGRSSGMKWDARRTKRNSSSIGNSGRFSKVPAGEKPTKKTDLKYRCSECGKAHLREGWRAGRLEFQE; translated from the coding sequence ATGCAGATGCCACGCCGATTCAATACGTACTGCCCGCACTGTAACGAACACCACGAGCACGAAGTCGAGAAGGCCCGCTCCGGCCGTTCCTCCGGCATGAAGTGGGACGCTCGCCGAACCAAGCGCAACTCCTCGAGCATCGGTAACTCCGGTCGCTTCTCGAAGGTTCCGGCCGGCGAGAAGCCGACCAAGAAGACCGACCTCAAGTACCGCTGCAGCGAGTGTGGCAAGGCCCACCTCCGCGAGGGATGGCGCGCCGGCCGACTCGAGTTCCAGGAGTGA
- a CDS encoding RNA-protein complex protein Nop10, which produces MKSDIRVCSAWRERHDRPVYTLSTECPECGADAENSAPAPFDPEDPYGEYRRSLKRRNR; this is translated from the coding sequence ATGAAATCCGACATCCGGGTGTGTTCGGCGTGGCGCGAGCGACACGACCGCCCGGTGTATACCCTTTCTACCGAATGTCCCGAGTGCGGTGCCGACGCCGAAAACAGCGCGCCGGCGCCGTTCGACCCCGAAGACCCCTACGGCGAGTACCGACGGTCTCTTAAGCGTCGCAATCGCTGA
- a CDS encoding DUF7839 domain-containing protein: MVDVLDNKRAATRFRILVQIAERQPAVSQGEIAEEVGVTSQAVSEYIRELVDDGLVEKEGRSRYRVTREGVDWLFRAADDVRRFADHVTGDVLGAMSEDAYIATEEIEEGETVSLFVEDGLLHAEPGSEGPATGIATTDAEAGTDVGVTSFEGVMDLEPGSVTVLQVPSVRTGGSRAIADETVSEACADADQVVATGIEAIVACRQADIEPAVTFAVGEVAADAAEHGLEVTVVATTHAVGRVTDALRDADVSYEVLEG, from the coding sequence ATGGTCGACGTCCTCGACAACAAGCGGGCCGCGACGCGGTTTCGGATCCTCGTCCAGATCGCCGAGCGCCAGCCCGCGGTTAGCCAGGGTGAGATCGCCGAGGAAGTCGGCGTGACGAGTCAGGCCGTCAGCGAGTACATCCGCGAACTCGTCGACGACGGCCTCGTGGAGAAGGAAGGGCGGTCGCGCTACCGCGTTACCAGAGAGGGCGTCGACTGGCTCTTCCGCGCCGCCGACGACGTCCGTCGGTTCGCGGACCACGTCACGGGCGACGTCCTCGGCGCGATGAGCGAGGACGCCTACATCGCCACTGAGGAGATCGAGGAGGGCGAAACCGTCTCGCTGTTCGTAGAGGACGGGCTGCTCCACGCCGAACCCGGGAGCGAGGGGCCTGCAACCGGGATCGCGACCACCGATGCCGAGGCCGGCACCGACGTCGGCGTCACGAGCTTCGAGGGGGTCATGGATCTCGAGCCCGGCTCCGTGACGGTCCTGCAGGTCCCCAGCGTTCGGACCGGGGGCAGCCGCGCGATCGCGGACGAGACCGTCAGCGAAGCCTGCGCGGACGCGGATCAGGTCGTCGCCACCGGCATCGAAGCCATCGTCGCGTGCCGGCAGGCCGACATCGAACCGGCCGTCACGTTCGCCGTCGGCGAGGTCGCCGCCGACGCCGCGGAACACGGCCTCGAGGTGACCGTCGTCGCGACCACCCACGCCGTCGGCCGCGTTACGGACGCGCTGCGGGACGCCGACGTCTCGTACGAGGTTCTCGAGGGGTAG
- a CDS encoding FAD-dependent oxidoreductase yields the protein MTIQTDVLVVGGGATGAGTARDLALRGLDVTLVDRGGLSAGTSSRSHGLCHSGARYAESDPAGAEECIQEREVLGEIAGACVRDTGGLFVQLEGDDPDYFAAKRDACEEVGIPTRELEGDDARAEVPALSPNVERALSVPDAVIYPSRLVAANAADAREHGARIFTHAPVEEMHLEGDRIATATLGGRVDDTVEADFVVNAAGAWAGRVAAMADVDVEMQPNRGVMVSVRDDALEPATMPVLNRCREPTDGDIVVPHEDEVVLGTTSVDVDDPDEYETADWELERVREECGRMLPPVANAADVRTWWGVRPLYAPDEATRESRGISRGFFLLDHGADDVANMTSIVGGKLTTYRAMAEATADLVCERLGVDDPCVTADRRLPGADDPDRLDAFVAEFDAGGPSDADVVSTGDDIDRS from the coding sequence ATGACGATCCAAACCGACGTCCTCGTCGTCGGCGGCGGGGCGACGGGTGCGGGAACGGCACGCGACCTCGCGCTACGGGGACTCGACGTTACGCTCGTCGATCGCGGCGGCCTCTCGGCGGGCACCTCGAGTCGCTCGCACGGGCTCTGTCACAGCGGCGCGCGGTACGCCGAGAGCGATCCGGCCGGTGCGGAGGAATGCATCCAAGAACGCGAGGTTCTGGGTGAAATCGCCGGCGCGTGCGTCCGCGACACCGGCGGGCTGTTCGTTCAACTCGAGGGCGACGATCCGGACTACTTCGCGGCGAAACGCGACGCCTGCGAGGAGGTCGGGATTCCGACGAGGGAACTCGAGGGCGACGACGCCCGGGCCGAGGTGCCGGCTCTCTCGCCAAACGTGGAGCGGGCGCTATCGGTTCCCGACGCCGTGATCTATCCCTCGCGGCTCGTCGCCGCGAACGCCGCGGACGCCCGCGAGCACGGCGCGCGTATCTTCACGCACGCGCCCGTAGAGGAGATGCACCTCGAGGGCGACCGGATCGCCACGGCGACCCTCGGCGGGCGGGTCGACGATACCGTCGAGGCGGATTTCGTCGTCAACGCCGCCGGCGCGTGGGCGGGCCGCGTCGCCGCCATGGCGGACGTCGACGTCGAGATGCAACCCAACCGCGGCGTCATGGTCTCGGTTCGAGACGACGCCCTCGAGCCCGCGACGATGCCGGTGCTCAACCGCTGTCGCGAGCCCACGGACGGGGATATCGTCGTCCCCCACGAGGACGAGGTCGTGCTCGGAACGACGAGCGTCGACGTGGACGACCCTGACGAGTACGAGACGGCCGACTGGGAACTCGAGCGAGTCCGCGAGGAGTGCGGGCGGATGCTCCCGCCGGTCGCGAACGCTGCGGACGTTCGCACGTGGTGGGGCGTCCGTCCGCTCTACGCGCCCGACGAGGCGACCCGCGAGTCGCGGGGCATCTCGCGGGGCTTTTTCCTGCTCGACCACGGCGCGGACGACGTCGCGAACATGACCTCGATCGTCGGCGGGAAACTGACGACCTACCGAGCGATGGCCGAGGCGACGGCCGATCTGGTCTGCGAACGGCTGGGCGTCGACGACCCCTGTGTGACGGCCGACCGTCGCCTTCCGGGTGCGGACGACCCGGACCGACTCGACGCGTTCGTCGCCGAATTCGACGCCGGTGGCCCGTCGGACGCGGACGTCGTTTCGACCGGCGACGATATCGATCGGTCGTAA
- a CDS encoding digeranylgeranylglycerophospholipid reductase translates to MNDRYDVVIAGAGPAGAQCARDLAARDYDVVVLETESEDEFPRQSNKSTAGTFPSMMASFGIPDDVVMQYTDSVVLESPHEYYASEQPGAVLEFADFKRYLVEDGREKGAEYRFDSRATAPIMENGEIVGVTYNGDEEVYGEIVIDATGPAAPISKKLGVSNLERKNHAIGIEYELEGIDVNRPGFADLRDAMMLRLDHDIAPGGYSWIFHTGGDTAKVGLCYIQNERYQQYGEDSKSIDDYLQHWLDTDPRFADAERIEGKQHRGSAHIQMPGKMHTDRFMAIGDTVPTVDPLWGEGINKCMQSGRMAAASADSCLKHGNLEPTAENLEVYETLWHREVAPNMQKRLWMTRLLYLADNERYDQFMRDLNRFDEDTLAQANKGNVFAIAKLLNLGDLPLLAQLGTEYLDFDSLNPLR, encoded by the coding sequence ATGAACGATCGCTACGACGTGGTGATTGCCGGCGCCGGTCCCGCAGGAGCGCAGTGTGCGCGGGATCTCGCCGCGAGGGACTACGACGTCGTCGTCCTCGAGACCGAATCCGAGGACGAGTTCCCACGCCAGAGCAACAAGTCGACGGCCGGGACCTTCCCGTCGATGATGGCCTCCTTCGGGATTCCGGACGACGTCGTGATGCAGTACACCGACAGCGTGGTGCTGGAATCACCCCACGAGTACTACGCCTCCGAACAGCCCGGCGCCGTCCTCGAGTTCGCGGACTTCAAGCGCTACCTCGTCGAGGACGGCCGCGAGAAGGGTGCCGAGTACCGATTCGACTCGCGAGCCACCGCGCCGATCATGGAGAACGGCGAGATCGTCGGCGTCACCTACAACGGCGACGAGGAAGTTTACGGCGAGATCGTCATCGACGCGACCGGTCCCGCTGCGCCGATCTCGAAGAAACTCGGCGTCAGCAACTTAGAGCGGAAGAACCACGCGATCGGCATCGAGTACGAACTCGAGGGGATCGACGTTAACCGTCCCGGCTTCGCGGATCTCCGCGACGCGATGATGCTGCGGCTGGACCACGACATCGCGCCCGGCGGCTACTCGTGGATCTTCCACACCGGCGGCGACACCGCCAAGGTCGGCCTCTGTTACATCCAGAACGAGCGCTACCAGCAGTACGGCGAGGACAGCAAGAGCATCGACGACTACCTCCAGCACTGGCTCGACACCGACCCGCGCTTTGCCGACGCCGAGCGCATCGAAGGGAAGCAACACCGCGGCTCGGCCCACATCCAGATGCCCGGCAAGATGCACACCGACCGGTTCATGGCCATCGGCGACACCGTGCCGACGGTCGACCCCCTCTGGGGCGAGGGGATCAACAAGTGCATGCAGTCGGGTCGGATGGCCGCCGCCTCGGCCGATAGCTGTCTCAAGCACGGGAACCTCGAGCCGACCGCCGAGAACCTCGAGGTGTACGAGACGCTGTGGCACCGCGAGGTCGCGCCGAACATGCAAAAGCGGCTGTGGATGACCCGGCTGCTCTACCTCGCCGACAACGAGCGGTACGACCAGTTCATGCGGGATCTCAATCGGTTCGACGAGGACACGCTGGCGCAGGCGAACAAGGGTAACGTCTTCGCGATCGCGAAACTGCTCAACCTCGGCGACCTGCCGCTGCTGGCCCAGCTCGGCACGGAGTATCTGGATTTCGACTCGCTCAATCCGCTGCGGTAG
- a CDS encoding 30S ribosomal protein S27e — translation MAGSFYQVRCSDCENEQTVFGKASTEVACAVCGTTLARPTGGKAEIEHEIIETVESR, via the coding sequence ATGGCAGGAAGCTTCTACCAGGTACGATGCAGTGACTGCGAGAACGAACAGACCGTCTTCGGCAAGGCCTCCACGGAGGTCGCCTGCGCAGTCTGTGGGACGACGCTGGCGCGACCGACCGGCGGCAAAGCCGAGATCGAACACGAGATCATCGAGACCGTCGAGTCACGATGA
- a CDS encoding universal stress protein, translating into MTLETVLLAVGPGDSERIDELAEAVVEVAAPADATVVLAHVFTDGEYDEVLDRLEFDRSVDEIEPDEVAMRHSTIRELQSALDEYDVQYEVRGAVGDHGPTIVDLAGDVDADRVIVGGRRRSPTGKAVFGSTAQEVLLSSPCPATFVRSSEE; encoded by the coding sequence ATGACGCTGGAAACTGTACTACTGGCAGTCGGACCGGGAGATTCCGAACGAATCGACGAGCTCGCCGAAGCCGTCGTCGAAGTAGCGGCGCCGGCCGACGCGACCGTCGTCCTGGCGCACGTCTTCACCGACGGCGAATACGACGAGGTCCTCGACCGCCTCGAGTTCGATCGTAGCGTCGACGAGATCGAACCCGACGAGGTCGCGATGCGCCACTCCACGATCCGCGAACTGCAGTCGGCGCTCGACGAGTACGACGTTCAGTACGAGGTCCGCGGCGCCGTCGGCGACCACGGGCCGACGATCGTCGACCTCGCCGGCGACGTCGACGCCGACCGCGTCATCGTCGGCGGTCGCCGCCGCTCGCCGACCGGCAAGGCGGTGTTCGGCTCGACGGCCCAGGAAGTGCTGCTCTCGTCGCCGTGTCCGGCGACGTTCGTCCGCAGCAGCGAGGAGTAA
- a CDS encoding Gfo/Idh/MocA family protein, producing the protein MTLQVGVLGYRFMGKAHANAMARLPMFFPDAPDIERSVLVGRDEAALTDAADRLGFDSTATDWEDVVDEVDVFYNLGPNFVHPEPSIAALEAGTPVFCEKPLAPTLEEAEEMAEAARDAGDDVPAGCAFNYRFVPAIQYAKGLLEDGELGEIRHVRGRYLQDWLVDPEAPWSWRNDEEMAGSGALGDLGAHTVDLIRFLVGDDDLAGDIDRLSGHLRTFVDERPVEGGDETRPVTVDDAYSAQLEFENGAMGTLEATRNATGHKNDHTIEIHGSKGSLKFSLERLNELELLREDDRGYETVLVTDEDDPYVDHWWPPGHVIGWEHTFVHENYEFLSAVDEGGEFHPSFEDGLAAQRVLAAIEDSDERGEWVSLE; encoded by the coding sequence ATGACGCTTCAAGTCGGCGTTCTCGGCTACCGGTTCATGGGCAAGGCACACGCAAACGCGATGGCGCGGCTGCCGATGTTCTTCCCGGACGCGCCCGACATCGAACGCAGCGTGCTCGTCGGCCGCGACGAGGCGGCGCTGACCGACGCGGCGGACCGACTCGGCTTCGACTCGACCGCGACCGACTGGGAGGACGTGGTCGACGAGGTCGACGTCTTCTACAATCTCGGCCCGAACTTCGTCCACCCCGAGCCCTCGATCGCCGCCCTCGAGGCCGGCACGCCGGTCTTCTGCGAGAAGCCCCTCGCGCCGACGCTCGAGGAGGCCGAGGAGATGGCCGAGGCTGCCCGCGACGCCGGCGACGACGTGCCCGCGGGCTGTGCCTTTAACTACCGGTTCGTCCCCGCGATCCAGTACGCGAAGGGCCTGCTCGAGGACGGCGAACTGGGCGAGATCCGCCACGTCCGCGGCCGCTATCTGCAGGACTGGCTGGTCGACCCCGAGGCGCCGTGGTCGTGGCGCAACGACGAGGAGATGGCCGGTTCCGGCGCGCTGGGCGACCTGGGCGCGCACACGGTCGACCTGATTCGGTTCCTCGTCGGGGACGACGACCTCGCGGGCGACATCGACCGACTCAGCGGCCACTTACGGACGTTCGTCGACGAGCGGCCCGTCGAAGGCGGCGACGAGACCCGACCGGTCACCGTCGACGACGCCTATTCCGCGCAACTCGAGTTCGAAAACGGCGCGATGGGGACCCTGGAGGCCACCCGCAACGCCACGGGGCACAAGAACGACCACACGATCGAGATCCACGGCTCGAAGGGCAGCCTGAAGTTCTCCCTCGAGCGGCTGAACGAACTCGAACTGCTTCGGGAGGACGATCGCGGCTACGAGACCGTTCTCGTGACCGACGAGGACGACCCCTACGTCGACCACTGGTGGCCGCCGGGCCACGTCATCGGCTGGGAGCACACCTTCGTCCACGAGAACTACGAGTTCCTCTCGGCCGTGGACGAGGGCGGCGAGTTCCACCCGAGCTTCGAGGACGGGCTGGCGGCCCAGCGCGTGCTCGCGGCAATCGAGGACAGCGACGAGCGCGGCGAGTGGGTCTCCCTCGAGTGA
- a CDS encoding proteasome assembly chaperone family protein: MDELEIDAVDDVELDDPVLVEGLPGVGHVGKLAVDHLLEELEGESTLVRRVYSQEFPPQVSVEDGVAELTCAEIYAVSVADGRDLLLLTGDHQAQTNAGHYVLTSAFLDIAEEFGASEAYALGGVPTGELIEEYAVVGAVNDESLREALEDAGVEFREDEPAGGIIGVSGLLLGLGERRGFEASCLMGETSGYLVDPKSARAVLEVLEDLLGFELDYETLDERADEMEEVMGKIQEMEQQQQQQQMPTDDDLRYIG, translated from the coding sequence ATGGACGAACTCGAGATCGACGCAGTCGACGACGTCGAACTGGACGACCCCGTCCTCGTCGAGGGGCTGCCGGGCGTCGGCCACGTCGGAAAGCTCGCGGTCGACCACCTGCTCGAGGAACTCGAAGGCGAGAGTACCCTCGTGCGCCGGGTCTATTCCCAGGAGTTCCCGCCGCAGGTGAGCGTCGAAGACGGCGTCGCCGAGTTGACCTGTGCCGAGATCTACGCGGTCTCAGTGGCTGACGGGCGTGATCTGCTCTTACTGACCGGCGATCACCAGGCCCAGACCAACGCGGGTCACTACGTGCTGACCAGCGCCTTCCTCGACATCGCCGAGGAGTTCGGCGCCAGCGAGGCGTACGCGCTGGGCGGCGTCCCGACGGGCGAACTCATCGAGGAGTACGCCGTCGTCGGTGCCGTCAACGACGAGTCGCTGCGCGAGGCCCTCGAGGACGCCGGCGTCGAGTTCCGCGAGGACGAGCCCGCGGGCGGGATCATCGGCGTCTCCGGACTCCTGCTCGGACTCGGCGAACGCCGCGGGTTCGAAGCGAGTTGCCTGATGGGCGAGACCAGCGGCTACCTCGTCGACCCCAAGAGCGCCCGCGCGGTGCTCGAGGTGCTCGAGGACCTGCTCGGGTTCGAACTCGACTACGAGACGCTGGACGAACGGGCCGACGAGATGGAGGAAGTCATGGGCAAGATCCAGGAAATGGAACAGCAACAGCAACAACAGCAGATGCCGACCGACGACGATCTGCGGTACATCGGGTAA
- a CDS encoding translation initiation factor IF-2 subunit alpha: MKFSGWPDTGELVVGKIDEIEDFGVFVDLEEYEDKRGLIHISEVASGWIKNVRDHVREGQIVVCKVLDVDEESQQIDLSLKDVNDHQRSEKIQQWKNEQKADNWMELALGEDADDETYTAIANELIGAHGSLYNGFKQAAIHGDEALENTDLSADELDAIVETARENVSVPYVNVTGYVDLENPSPSGVDGIREALEAAEGNGEVPDEVDLDVSYVGAPEYRIEVQAPNYKTAESQLEESAQRAIAAIEAHNGSGEYHRERRTDDE, translated from the coding sequence ATGAAGTTCAGCGGCTGGCCCGACACCGGCGAACTCGTCGTCGGGAAGATCGACGAGATCGAGGACTTCGGGGTCTTCGTCGATCTCGAGGAGTACGAGGACAAGCGCGGCCTGATCCACATCTCCGAGGTCGCCTCGGGGTGGATCAAGAACGTCCGCGACCACGTCCGCGAGGGCCAGATCGTCGTCTGTAAGGTGTTAGACGTCGACGAGGAGTCCCAGCAGATCGACCTCTCGCTGAAAGACGTCAACGATCACCAGCGCTCCGAGAAGATCCAGCAGTGGAAAAACGAGCAGAAGGCCGACAACTGGATGGAACTCGCGCTCGGTGAGGACGCCGACGACGAGACCTACACCGCGATCGCGAACGAACTGATCGGGGCCCACGGGAGCCTCTACAACGGCTTCAAGCAGGCCGCGATCCACGGCGACGAGGCCCTCGAGAATACCGACCTCTCGGCCGACGAACTCGATGCGATCGTCGAGACCGCCCGCGAGAATGTCTCGGTGCCGTACGTCAACGTCACCGGCTACGTCGACCTCGAGAACCCCTCGCCCAGCGGCGTCGACGGCATCCGCGAGGCGCTCGAGGCAGCCGAAGGCAACGGCGAGGTCCCCGACGAGGTCGACCTCGACGTGAGCTACGTCGGCGCACCCGAGTACCGGATCGAGGTGCAGGCGCCCAACTACAAGACCGCGGAATCGCAGCTCGAGGAGAGCGCCCAGCGCGCGATCGCCGCCATCGAAGCCCACAACGGCTCGGGCGAGTACCACCGCGAGCGCCGCACCGACGACGAATAA
- a CDS encoding HalOD1 output domain-containing protein codes for MSDVLEFAELELEQNACRARYDFETTAPTVAVASLVQLVTGSELSDLEPLYEVVDPDALDALLRGDQSSSRDGECTVSFPYRELDVTVRSDGVVTVRP; via the coding sequence ATGAGTGACGTCCTCGAGTTCGCCGAGCTCGAGTTAGAGCAGAACGCCTGCCGGGCGCGGTACGACTTCGAGACGACGGCGCCGACCGTCGCCGTCGCCAGCCTCGTCCAGCTCGTCACCGGCTCGGAGCTGTCCGACCTCGAACCGCTGTACGAGGTCGTCGACCCGGACGCGCTGGACGCGTTGCTGCGGGGTGACCAGTCCTCGAGCCGGGACGGCGAGTGTACAGTCTCGTTCCCCTATCGGGAGTTAGACGTAACCGTCCGGAGTGACGGGGTCGTGACGGTTCGCCCGTAA
- a CDS encoding VOC family protein, protein MEVDHTAVRVSDLEATKAFYEDGLGLDFHQEFRTDDGIHNYYVTGDELETSIQFAHDPDSDEAIDPSGIVHLAILVDDLEATLERLTERTGCEVLRGPMTVDAVDARAAFVEDPDGYEVEIYAKLDE, encoded by the coding sequence ATGGAAGTCGATCACACTGCAGTTCGCGTTTCGGATCTGGAAGCGACCAAGGCGTTCTACGAGGACGGGCTGGGACTGGACTTCCACCAGGAGTTCCGCACCGACGACGGGATTCACAACTACTACGTCACCGGCGACGAACTCGAGACGTCGATCCAGTTCGCACACGATCCCGACAGCGACGAGGCGATCGATCCGTCCGGCATTGTCCACCTCGCGATTCTCGTCGACGACCTTGAGGCGACGCTCGAGCGACTCACCGAGCGGACCGGCTGCGAGGTGCTCCGCGGACCGATGACGGTCGACGCGGTCGACGCCCGCGCGGCCTTCGTCGAGGATCCGGACGGCTACGAGGTCGAGATTTACGCGAAGCTGGACGAATAG
- a CDS encoding HAH_0734 family protein — protein MKQLIIHGDPGIRKGAIVEYDGEEVVCFGINRNGEWHGPDKVQLWCTVGDQSEYEDYEKRNFVPHFLDVDRVDAEDVDVVRAKGDLAL, from the coding sequence ATGAAGCAGCTCATCATCCACGGGGACCCGGGGATTCGAAAAGGGGCCATCGTCGAGTACGACGGGGAGGAAGTGGTCTGTTTCGGCATCAACCGCAACGGCGAGTGGCACGGGCCGGACAAGGTCCAGCTCTGGTGTACCGTCGGCGACCAATCCGAGTACGAGGACTACGAGAAGCGCAACTTCGTTCCCCACTTCCTCGACGTCGACCGCGTCGACGCCGAAGACGTTGACGTCGTGCGCGCGAAGGGCGATCTCGCGCTGTAG
- a CDS encoding DUF7560 family zinc ribbon protein, whose protein sequence is MSPYRFRCPDCAQRIELEEPGREAAVESGCPFCGTAVGTEDFAVTAP, encoded by the coding sequence ATGAGCCCCTACAGATTCAGGTGCCCGGACTGCGCGCAGCGTATCGAACTCGAGGAACCGGGGCGCGAAGCCGCGGTCGAAAGCGGCTGTCCGTTCTGCGGGACCGCGGTCGGGACCGAGGACTTCGCCGTGACCGCGCCCTAG
- a CDS encoding Lrp/AsnC family transcriptional regulator: MELDATNRAVLYLLQRDARRITTQEMADEIGVSASTVRNRIEELEEAGVIRGYHPDIDYDTAGLQLHVLFTCTAPNAQREELAERARDVSGIVTIREVLDGTENIQIEAVGTDTDDIARISDELTALGIDVVNSKILKSTHIQPFDHFGRELVEEGEDE, encoded by the coding sequence ATGGAGCTAGATGCAACTAACAGAGCCGTCCTCTATCTACTTCAACGGGATGCGCGTCGCATTACGACGCAGGAGATGGCCGACGAGATCGGCGTTTCCGCAAGCACGGTCCGCAACCGGATCGAGGAACTCGAGGAGGCGGGCGTCATTCGAGGGTACCATCCCGATATCGACTACGATACGGCCGGGTTGCAACTGCACGTCCTGTTTACCTGTACCGCGCCGAACGCCCAACGCGAGGAACTCGCGGAACGGGCACGCGACGTCAGTGGCATCGTGACGATCCGAGAAGTACTAGACGGCACCGAAAATATCCAGATCGAGGCCGTCGGCACCGACACCGACGATATCGCGCGCATCTCCGACGAACTCACGGCGCTCGGGATCGACGTCGTGAACTCGAAGATTCTCAAGAGCACGCACATCCAACCGTTCGACCACTTCGGCCGGGAACTGGTCGAGGAGGGCGAGGATGAGTGA
- a CDS encoding SDR family NAD(P)-dependent oxidoreductase has translation MDGPDLSSRTVLVTGSAKGVGRELLLATADCGADVVVHYHTSADAAREVAEEALERGAGDAMTVQGDVTDPESVDGLFAAVEAEFGGVDVLVNNVGDFAPAHWADLDFATWNRVLETNLNGTYLCSKRALPSMRERDYGRIVNIGYASSEKGLVSPKNFPYFVAKAGVLMFTRMLAADTHDDGVTVNAISPYVVENSDEFPDDLPRGRPADFEDLIQPLYFFLDPDSQYISGENVEVDGGWLPETV, from the coding sequence ATGGACGGACCCGATCTCTCGAGTCGAACGGTCCTCGTGACCGGCAGCGCGAAAGGCGTCGGCCGCGAACTCCTGCTCGCGACGGCCGACTGCGGCGCCGACGTCGTCGTGCACTACCACACGAGCGCGGACGCGGCGCGCGAGGTCGCCGAGGAGGCGCTCGAGCGCGGTGCCGGCGACGCGATGACGGTCCAGGGGGACGTTACCGACCCCGAGAGCGTCGACGGCCTGTTCGCGGCCGTCGAGGCCGAGTTCGGCGGCGTCGACGTACTCGTGAACAACGTCGGCGACTTCGCGCCCGCACACTGGGCCGACCTCGACTTTGCTACCTGGAATCGCGTACTCGAGACGAACCTCAACGGGACCTACCTCTGCTCGAAGCGTGCGCTGCCATCCATGCGTGAGCGCGACTACGGCCGGATCGTCAACATCGGCTACGCCTCGAGCGAGAAGGGGCTGGTGAGTCCGAAGAACTTCCCGTACTTCGTCGCGAAGGCGGGCGTACTGATGTTCACGCGGATGCTCGCGGCCGACACGCACGACGACGGGGTGACGGTCAACGCCATCTCGCCGTACGTGGTCGAAAACTCCGACGAGTTTCCCGACGACCTCCCGCGGGGTCGCCCCGCGGACTTCGAGGACCTGATTCAGCCGCTGTACTTCTTCCTCGATCCGGACAGCCAGTACATCAGCGGGGAAAACGTCGAGGTCGACGGCGGCTGGCTCCCCGAAACGGTCTGA